The following proteins come from a genomic window of Achromobacter deleyi:
- a CDS encoding STAS domain-containing protein codes for MNLAIEKVGEVLVVSPEGQINSGNAAGIEADLLSHVEKGERRFVLDMSNLNYISSAGLRVVLVLAKRLKQGSGALALCAMQPHVREVFDISGFLAILTVVDTRQDAVAKVA; via the coding sequence ATGAATCTCGCAATCGAGAAGGTCGGGGAAGTGCTGGTTGTCTCGCCCGAAGGCCAGATCAACAGCGGCAACGCCGCCGGCATTGAAGCCGACCTGCTGTCGCACGTCGAGAAAGGCGAACGCCGTTTCGTGCTCGACATGTCGAACCTGAACTACATCTCCAGCGCCGGCCTGCGCGTGGTGCTGGTGCTGGCCAAGCGCCTGAAGCAGGGCTCGGGCGCCCTGGCGCTGTGCGCGATGCAGCCGCACGTGCGCGAGGTGTTCGACATCAGCGGCTTCCTGGCCATCCTGACGGTGGTCGACACGCGCCAGGACGCGGTGGCCAAGGTCGCCTGA